A genomic segment from Vicia villosa cultivar HV-30 ecotype Madison, WI unplaced genomic scaffold, Vvil1.0 ctg.003107F_1_1, whole genome shotgun sequence encodes:
- the LOC131640413 gene encoding uncharacterized protein LOC131640413 produces the protein MLETQISQVAQQQAPTSAPVGTFPGQPQPNPKGHAHAIIPRSGREMDEPTNPRLKNPAMFQSPRKTTEEESRPKDKPSDPKEREDKESETEEKEAPYIPPPPYKPPIPYPQRLEKSKNIGQFKKFVELLKQLNIPILFTEAITQMPSYAKFLKEILSNKKKLEDNETITLTAECSEIIQNKMPPKLKDPGSFSIPCYIGKFVIDKALCDLGASISLMPLSICEKLNMGDLRPTKMSIQLADRSVKYPVGVLENVPVRIGQFYIPTDFIIMDIKEDVNTPIILGRPFLATAGVIIDVKKGKLTFEVGEEKVEFILTQFLQAPAIEDTCYLVDVIDECIRDMGLSEESYSEVIKISMPLIFEDDNWRPEYRDDSLSECLALTPNPIPCPKKPALDLKPLPKTLRYEYLDEELKRPVIVNTELGATETEKLL, from the coding sequence ATGCTCGAGACACAAATCTCTCAAGTGGCACAGCAACAAGCACCTACTTCCGCACCTGTTGGGACATTTCCAGGACAGCCACAACCAAACCCAAAAGGACACGCTCATGCTATTATTCCGCGAAGTGGTAGAGAGATGGATGAACCAACTAACCCTAGGCTTAAAAACCCTGCTATGTTCCAAAGCCCTCGGAAGACAACTGAGGAGGAAAGTAGACCCAAGGATAAACCAAGTGATCCGAAAGAGAGAGAGGACAAAGAAAGCGAGACGGAGGAGAAAGAAGCGCCATACATACCTCCACCACCTTATAAACCACCTATCCCGTACCCTCAAAGACTTGAGAAATCTAAAAACATAGGGCAATTCAAGAAATTTGTCGAACTTCTTAAACAGTTAAACATCCCAATTCTGTTTACAGAAGCCATTACCCAAATGCCCTCATATGCTAAgttcctaaaagaaatcctatcgaataagaagaaattagaagaCAACGAGACCATAACACTCACTGCTGAATGTAgtgaaataattcaaaataaaatgcctCCTAAGCTGAAAGACCCAGGAAGTTTCTCCATACCCTGTTATATAGGAAAATTTGTCATAGACAAAGCTTTATGCGACTTAGGAGCTAGTATTAgcctaatgcctttgtccatttgtgAGAAACTAAACATGGGAGATCTAAGACCAACCAAGATGTCAATACAACTTGCAGACCGATCTGTCAAGTATCCTGTAGGTGTTCTTGAAAATGTACCCGTCCGCATCGGACAATTCTACATCCCTACGGATTTCATAATTATGGACATAAAGGAAGACGTCAATACTCCTATAATTTTAGGAAGACCTTTTCTTGCTACCGCTGGAGTCATTATAGACGTAAAGAAAGGCAAGTTGACATTCGAAGTAGGTGAGGAGAAGGTCGAGTTTATTCTAACACAATTCCTTCAAGCCCCAGCTATAGAAGATACATGTTATCTGGTGGATGTTATTGATGAATGTATAAGAGATATGGGACTATCAGAAGAATCTTACTCTGAAGTCATAAAGATTTCGATGCCCCTGATTTTCGAAGATGACAATTGGCGTCCGGAATATCGAGATGATAGTTTAagcgaatgcttagctttaacaccCAACCCTATCCCTTGCCCAAAGAAACCAGCCTTGGACCTTAAACCATTACCCAAGACTCTTAGGTATGAATATCTAGACGAGGAGCTCAAAAGACCAGTAATAGTCAACACAGAGCTAGGAGCCACAGAGACTGAGAAGCTATTATAA